CACCAGACCTCGCGCTTGGCCGGGCCGAGCAAGTAAACCAGGAAGAACACTAGGCCGATGCCTGTGAACAGCAGGACGCCCAATAGCTCGAAAGGAAGCCGTTGGCTTAAGAGGACGACGAGGCCGATCACCAGCAAAATGCCTCCTGGGATAATCGCCCACCAGTTACGACGGTCTGCCCCATATACGATGGCGAAGGCGATGGCTAGGGCCAGAAGCAACAAGCTAGCCAACGCTTCGCTATGAACGGCTTCGCGGGCGCCTAGGTAAATCATCGCGCTGGCCCCGAGCAACGTCAGCCCAGGCAATATTGGCCACCATTGCGCGCGATGGTAGATGTAATATGCCAGAAATCCTAGTCCAGAGGCTCCAGCCACGCTGGCGATCCCATACTCCAGCTCTGGCCGTATCCTATCAAAGATGCCCAGGTTGAAGAGCAAGGCCAATGCCCCGCTCACTAGGAGCAAAGCCCCCCATATATGCCGAGTGTATCTTCGCAGCAAAACGCCTCCTTTAATCCTTTGACGCGCTATCCCAGCCCGATCGCATGCCAGCACGGGCGTAAACCACGACTTGCGCCAGAAATAAGATCGCCAGCACAGCCCAGGCTCCCATTTCCCACCAGCGCTGGCTCGACAAGGCTAGCCCAATGCTGAAGAGGAACATCCCCAACGAGAACGGCGTCAGAAAGCGTGGGGTATTCAGGGCACGGCGCAATCTCCAACGCCGGCGAGAGCGCCACCAATTTACGTAGCTGAAGGCGGCCAACGCCACCGCTAGCCCTGTGATCCAGAGCGTCCCTCGCCCCACCATTGCCCAGTCAATCACTGAACCCTCGCGCCTTCAGGTTAAAAGCCTGTAAGCCTTAACGCAAGCCAACATTCTGCCCAGGTATTATACCATAGTCCCCTTCCTGGAGCTTTCTTGCCAGAACCTGGCAGGGATGATACACTGAACGCAACCTGAGAATTAGGGAGAGGAGACGATGGCCGCACAGGCGCTCTACCGCCGGTGGCGCTCACAGACGTTTGATGAGGTAGTAGGGCAGGAACACGTCACTCGCACGTTGCAAAACGCGCTGCGAGATGGACGCCTGGCGCATGCCTACCTCTTCGCCGGACCGCGTGGCACAGGCAAAACTAGCACAGCTCGCATCCTGGCCAAGGCGGTGAACTGCCTGGCCGAGCCAGACGAACGCCCTTGCAATCGCTGTGCCATCTGCCAGGCCATCACCGAGGGCCGACTGCTTGATCTGATCGAGATCGACGCTGCATCGAATACCTCCGTAGAGGACGTGCGGGAGCTTCGTGACAAGGTCAGCTTTCATCCCAATGAGGCCCGCATGAAGTTTTATATTATTGACGAAGTACACATGCTCTCCAACAGCGCGTTCAACGCGCTGCTGAAGACCCTCGAAGAGCCGCCACCGCACGTGGTATTCGTCCTCTGTACCACTGAGCCGCATCGTATCCCGGCGACTGTGCTGTCGCGCTGCCAACGATTTGACTTTCGTCGTCTCAGCGTAGCGGACATCGCTGCCCACCTGGCACGCATCGCCCGCGCTGAGGGGTTCGAGGCCGAGCCAGAGGCGCTGGACCTGATCGCCCGTACTGCCACGGGCAGCATGCGGGATGCCGTGAGCTTGTTAGACCAGCTCTTGGCTTATGGCGAAAAGCGAATCACCGTCGCCCTGGTGCGAAGCGTTCTAGGCACAGTCTCCGAGCAGGTGATAGGGGAGTGGATCGCGATGCTGGCCCGGCGAGATATCTCGGCCGGCCTCGCTCTGCTCAACCGCCTAGTGATGGATGGCATCGAGCTGCGCGAGCTGGCCAGGCAGGCATTGGCTTATCTGCGCGGCGCGCTGCTGATCAAAGCGAGCGGCTTTGAAGCTGCTGGTGGCGGTCTTCCTGTGCTCGATGTGGACGCGGTGACGTTAGAGCAGATGCGGGCGATTGCGCGGGAGTTCTCCCTGTCACGCTTGATCCAGGCGATTCGCCTGTTTGGGCAAGCTACCGCGGACCTGCGCATAGGCGCTCAGTCGCCATTGCCGCTGGAGTTAGCATTCGTGGAGGCCGCGCTGTCGGCGCCTGAGCCGGCCGAGGAGGCTGCGAGCAAACCCGAAGCAGAACTAACGCCAGCGCCAATTCTGGGTCCTGCCCCTCTGCCCCCGCGACAGGAGACGGCTACGGCATTACCCGGCGAGTCAGCCGCGGTCCAGGGGCCCTCGCAGGGGCCCATATCTGGTGAGGAGAAGCTGGCCCTGCTTCGCAGCTCGTGGCACCTCGTGCGCCAGGAGCTGCAGGCTAGGAGCCCGGCGGCTTTGAGCGTGCTGTCTGCTAGGCGAGGAGTACGCTTCCTCTCCATAGAGGGACAGCAGGTGATCATCGGTTATCAGGAACAGGCTCGTTACGCAGTCGAGAACGTCCTGCAGAAGCCCGAAGTGGTCGAAGCGCTGGAGCGCGCATTAAGCCACCTTTTCGGCTCGCCGCATTCAGTGAAATACGTGCCGGAGGAGTCCTATCGTCCTGGCGCGGAAACTCAGCCCTCTCGCCGTGCCACTACCGCGCAGCCATCAGCTCCTCCCTCGATGGACGCACTGGCCGAGATAGCAGCCAGCGAATGGGACGCCAGAGTGGACAAGCTATGAAAAAACCGAGCGATGGTTGGATCGCATACCCTGTCAGTTCGCTCACTTTTGGAGAGGAGGCTCAAGGATGGCTAAAGGCAAGCGACATGGCGGCTCACCCAGGAGGGTCACGCTGCCCGGGCGTGCGCCGGGCGGCGGCGATATGATGGCTCAGCTGCAGAAACTACAAGAGGAGATGTTACAAGTTCAGGAGGCATTGGGCGAGGAGACGGTCGAGGTCTCAGTGGGCGGAGGGGCTGTTGTGGTGGTGATGACTGGGCATCAACGCCTGCGGTCAGTGAAAATAGATCCGGCTGTGGTCGATCCGCAAGATGTGGAGATGTTGCAAGATCTGATTGTGGCGGCCGTCAATGAGGCCATCGAAAAATCGCAAAGCCTGGCGGCTGAACGCCTGGGCGCCCTAACCGGTGGGCTGGGCCTGCCCGGGTTACTATAGGAGGAAGTATGCAGCCGTTGGCAGGGCCAGTTTCTCGTCTGATCGAGGCGTTCTCGCGCTTGCCTGGCATCGGACCGAAAACTTCGGCCCGGCTGACCTTTTACCTTCTGCGCGCGCCAGCAGAGGTAGCTCTGGAGCTGGCCGATGCCTTGCGCGATTTGAAACAGCGTGTCACCTTCTGCGAGCGTTGCTATCACATCACGGAGACCAGCCCCTGTCCCATCTGCCTGGATGAGACGCGCGATCATCGGTTGATCTGCGTAGTGGAGGAGCCGCTGGATGTGCTCGCCATTGAGCGCACGCGCGAGTATCGAGGGGTGTACCACGTGCTGCACGGCGCGATCTCTCCGGTAGACGGCATCGGCCCGGACGACCTGAAGATCGCAGAACTGCTCGCCCGCCTAGAGAGCGAACCGGTGCATGAGGTGATTCTCGCAACCAATCCCAACTTAGAAGGCGAGGCCACTGCGATGTACATCGCCCGCCTGCTAGCTCCCTACAAGGTGCGCGTGACCCGGCTCGCGCGCGGCCTCCCGGTAGGTGGTGATCTGGAGTACGCCGATGAGGTCACCTTGGCGCGAGCGCTGGAAGGCCGTCGTGAGATCTAAGGGTTCGTCAACCTGCTATGGCCGAGCGAGTGCTCATCATCGAGGACGATGTTAACATCAGCAGCTTTTTGCGACGCGGCCTCCTGTATGAGGGATACCAGGTAGAGGTTGCCCCTGATGGCGAGACAGGATTGGCCGCGGCCCGTGACCGCCCACCGGATGTGGTGATTCTTGATTTAATGTTGCCCGGCATAGATGGGATGGAAGTGTGCAGGCGGCTGCGCGCGGCCTCTGATATCCCAATCCTGATCCTAACAGCCAAAGATGCGGTGCCAGATCGGGTAGCAGGGCTGAATGCAGGGGCGGACGATTACCTGGTAAAACCTTTCGCCTTTGACGAACTGCTGGCTCGCCTGCGGGCTATCCTGCGACGCCGACAGCCTTCTGCCGCGCAAGAGGTCCTCCACTTTGCTGATCTGGTCATGAATACTGCCACCCGCGAGGTGCGACGCGGCCAGCGGCCCATTGAGCTCACGGCGAAAGAGTTCGACATCCTAGAGCTGTTCATGCGTCACCCACGCCAAGTGCTCACCCGGGATATCCTCTATGAGCGCATCTGGGGCTACGATTACAGTGGCGAATCAAATATCATCGAGGTGTACATCCGTTACCTACGCACCAAGCTAGAGGAGGGTGGCGAGCCCCGGCTGTTGCACACAGTGCGGGGGGTAGGTTATGTTTTGCGAGAGGCTTAGAGCCTATCCTATTTTTAACTTGAGGTAAGCCGCGATGTCGATCCGCGTTCGCCTCACGCTATGGTATACCGGGCTACTGGCCGCGATCCTACTGGTCTTGGGCCTGAGCGTATACTCGTTCATCCGTCAGGCCTTGCTCGCCCAGGTGGATGAGACCATCCGAGGCCAAGCGGACGGGGTGGTCGCGCTCTTTAACGAGGAAAACGACCCGCTCACCGTCCTCATTTCC
This genomic interval from Anaerolineae bacterium contains the following:
- a CDS encoding YbaB/EbfC family nucleoid-associated protein — translated: MAQLQKLQEEMLQVQEALGEETVEVSVGGGAVVVVMTGHQRLRSVKIDPAVVDPQDVEMLQDLIVAAVNEAIEKSQSLAAERLGALTGGLGLPGLL
- a CDS encoding response regulator transcription factor, whose amino-acid sequence is MAERVLIIEDDVNISSFLRRGLLYEGYQVEVAPDGETGLAAARDRPPDVVILDLMLPGIDGMEVCRRLRAASDIPILILTAKDAVPDRVAGLNAGADDYLVKPFAFDELLARLRAILRRRQPSAAQEVLHFADLVMNTATREVRRGQRPIELTAKEFDILELFMRHPRQVLTRDILYERIWGYDYSGESNIIEVYIRYLRTKLEEGGEPRLLHTVRGVGYVLREA
- the dnaX gene encoding DNA polymerase III subunit gamma/tau, with the protein product MAAQALYRRWRSQTFDEVVGQEHVTRTLQNALRDGRLAHAYLFAGPRGTGKTSTARILAKAVNCLAEPDERPCNRCAICQAITEGRLLDLIEIDAASNTSVEDVRELRDKVSFHPNEARMKFYIIDEVHMLSNSAFNALLKTLEEPPPHVVFVLCTTEPHRIPATVLSRCQRFDFRRLSVADIAAHLARIARAEGFEAEPEALDLIARTATGSMRDAVSLLDQLLAYGEKRITVALVRSVLGTVSEQVIGEWIAMLARRDISAGLALLNRLVMDGIELRELARQALAYLRGALLIKASGFEAAGGGLPVLDVDAVTLEQMRAIAREFSLSRLIQAIRLFGQATADLRIGAQSPLPLELAFVEAALSAPEPAEEAASKPEAELTPAPILGPAPLPPRQETATALPGESAAVQGPSQGPISGEEKLALLRSSWHLVRQELQARSPAALSVLSARRGVRFLSIEGQQVIIGYQEQARYAVENVLQKPEVVEALERALSHLFGSPHSVKYVPEESYRPGAETQPSRRATTAQPSAPPSMDALAEIAASEWDARVDKL
- the recR gene encoding recombination mediator RecR, whose protein sequence is MQPLAGPVSRLIEAFSRLPGIGPKTSARLTFYLLRAPAEVALELADALRDLKQRVTFCERCYHITETSPCPICLDETRDHRLICVVEEPLDVLAIERTREYRGVYHVLHGAISPVDGIGPDDLKIAELLARLESEPVHEVILATNPNLEGEATAMYIARLLAPYKVRVTRLARGLPVGGDLEYADEVTLARALEGRREI